One stretch of Candidatus Binataceae bacterium DNA includes these proteins:
- a CDS encoding tetratricopeptide repeat protein, with the protein MEPQHRSVSTLTEKFNRRMARMRGRTIAIVAAAAVLSTGLIAGCRGKSVNDYLREGDAAMQRTDLGQAEENYQAAVKAAPGDPRVHVALGNLYVFEQKPTLAQAEFVRVLELEPANPAAHSALGGLYESAGQMGAAEEQYLAAVALKPTDPVYRLQLGALLAKNKRQVRAEVELRTAIGLQPKNAQAHLALANLLNANPDTRAEAEAEFAEVRALDPHLLAEPVRAAPEAPGTAPGAATAAAPPPTTPAVKEHKLKPIDRKFKLTKNSPVYQAADGSTSVVGQVHRGHFVHVTGIAGDWLQVTLRNGTVGYIPVAAAE; encoded by the coding sequence ATGGAGCCGCAACATCGGAGCGTTTCAACGCTTACTGAAAAATTCAACCGCCGCATGGCGCGCATGCGCGGCCGCACGATCGCGATTGTGGCCGCCGCGGCGGTGCTGAGCACGGGACTTATCGCCGGATGCCGCGGCAAATCGGTCAACGACTACCTGCGCGAGGGCGACGCCGCGATGCAGCGGACGGACCTCGGGCAGGCGGAAGAGAACTACCAGGCAGCGGTCAAGGCCGCGCCCGGCGATCCGCGCGTCCACGTCGCGCTCGGCAACCTCTACGTCTTCGAGCAGAAGCCGACGCTGGCGCAGGCCGAGTTCGTGCGCGTGCTCGAACTGGAACCGGCCAACCCGGCCGCTCATTCGGCGCTCGGCGGACTTTACGAATCGGCGGGGCAGATGGGCGCGGCCGAGGAACAATACCTCGCGGCCGTCGCGCTCAAGCCGACCGATCCGGTCTACCGTCTCCAGCTCGGCGCGCTGCTCGCGAAGAATAAGCGCCAGGTAAGGGCCGAGGTCGAGTTGCGCACCGCGATCGGGCTGCAGCCCAAGAATGCGCAGGCCCATCTCGCGCTCGCGAACCTGCTGAACGCGAACCCCGACACCAGGGCCGAGGCCGAGGCCGAATTTGCCGAGGTCCGCGCGCTCGATCCGCACCTGCTGGCCGAGCCGGTCAGGGCGGCTCCGGAAGCGCCCGGCACGGCGCCCGGCGCGGCGACCGCGGCGGCGCCGCCGCCCACGACCCCGGCGGTCAAGGAGCACAAGCTCAAGCCAATCGACCGCAAGTTCAAGCTGACCAAGAACTCTCCCGTGTACCAGGCGGCCGACGGTTCGACCAGCGTGGTCGGCCAGGTGCATCGCGGACACTTCGTGCACGTGACGGGAATCGCGGGCGACTGGCTGCAGGTAACGCTGCGTAACGGGACCGTGGGTTACATCCCCGTGGCCGCCGCCGAGTAA
- the cofC gene encoding 2-phospho-L-lactate guanylyltransferase: MRAILIAAKHLAFAKTRLGRAVGDADRMALAEAMFRDVLAAALSARAAEHVAVISSDPALLDAARAAGALVIDEEFPRGLNAAVRVATSALAAQGVESLCTVLSDIPLVTGEDIDTVFAELAEEDRGVVLVPSRDLSGTNIIARAPADAIPTRFGGQSLARHLEECYRLGLPSRVVRQRGPGLDLDVIDDLNEFVRTPSMTHTYGQLARLGIIHG, translated from the coding sequence GTGCGTGCAATCCTTATCGCAGCGAAGCATCTGGCCTTTGCCAAGACGCGCCTGGGCCGCGCGGTCGGCGACGCCGATCGAATGGCGCTCGCCGAGGCGATGTTTCGCGACGTGCTGGCTGCGGCGCTCAGCGCGCGCGCGGCCGAGCACGTGGCCGTGATCAGTTCGGACCCGGCATTGCTCGACGCGGCGCGCGCCGCGGGAGCGCTGGTGATCGACGAGGAATTTCCGCGCGGGCTCAACGCGGCAGTTCGTGTCGCGACCTCCGCGCTCGCCGCGCAGGGCGTCGAGAGCCTCTGCACGGTGCTTTCGGACATTCCCCTGGTGACCGGCGAGGATATCGATACCGTGTTCGCCGAACTGGCCGAAGAGGACCGCGGGGTGGTGCTGGTGCCCTCGCGCGACTTGAGCGGGACCAATATAATCGCACGGGCGCCGGCCGACGCGATTCCGACTCGCTTCGGCGGCCAAAGCCTCGCGCGCCATCTCGAGGAATGTTATCGGCTCGGGCTGCCGAGCCGGGTGGTGCGCCAGCGCGGTCCCGGGCTTGATCTCGACGTGATCGATGATCTCAACGAATTCGTGCGCACGCCCAGCATGACGCATACCTACGGCCAGCTTGCCCGGCTCGGTATTATTCACGGTTAA